In Candidatus Methylomirabilota bacterium, one DNA window encodes the following:
- a CDS encoding VCBS repeat-containing protein, whose translation MMKRAATIRWRIGCALVSLVLFALPLHAEEIPSLRFIKASSGLPDSEPQGSEGGWTGLAFGDVNGDGRPDLAAVARKGDGAHVFLREGESWREASTGLLRHFSGRWGVRFADINGDGRLDLVTSGGEVFLGDGKGNWRLAAQLPFEGEDVAIGDVNHDGRPDLAIIGHLSGGIRVFLQDGKGGWVETSQGLPTREGGHKLTFVDVNKDGHLDLVGTVSYELGVWLGDGKGHWRKAAEGLPRANCWGIAVADLDQDGYPDLVVGCLDPEGIHVFLGDGKGSWRPLATKGLPRSGLYLDVALADFNGDGRLDLIAGSYDGRIQVFFGDGKGDFTEVQVVGLPAKVGRPETIVVGDRDGDGLRDLGIAAYQGGVQVWRTAGAVRR comes from the coding sequence ATGATGAAGCGAGCTGCAACAATAAGGTGGCGGATCGGCTGCGCACTGGTGAGTCTTGTGCTTTTTGCGTTGCCGCTTCATGCGGAAGAGATCCCTTCTCTCCGGTTTATTAAGGCATCGTCGGGGCTTCCCGACTCGGAACCTCAGGGCTCTGAGGGCGGCTGGACGGGGCTCGCCTTCGGCGATGTGAATGGCGACGGCAGGCCCGATCTGGCGGCGGTCGCGCGAAAGGGGGACGGGGCGCATGTCTTCCTGCGTGAAGGGGAAAGCTGGCGGGAGGCTTCGACCGGGCTGCTTCGCCATTTCAGCGGCCGGTGGGGGGTTAGGTTTGCCGATATCAACGGCGATGGCCGGCTGGACCTTGTCACCTCTGGCGGGGAGGTCTTCCTGGGCGACGGGAAAGGGAACTGGAGGCTTGCCGCGCAGCTTCCCTTTGAGGGTGAGGACGTGGCGATAGGCGACGTTAACCACGATGGCCGGCCGGACTTGGCCATCATCGGCCATCTTTCAGGCGGGATTCGAGTCTTCCTGCAGGACGGTAAGGGGGGGTGGGTCGAGACCTCCCAGGGGCTTCCTACCCGGGAAGGTGGCCACAAACTCACGTTTGTCGATGTGAACAAAGACGGCCATCTCGATCTCGTTGGAACTGTCTCGTATGAGCTGGGAGTGTGGCTGGGGGATGGGAAGGGGCATTGGAGGAAGGCGGCCGAGGGCCTCCCCCGGGCCAACTGCTGGGGCATCGCCGTGGCCGATCTGGACCAAGACGGCTACCCGGATCTCGTTGTCGGCTGCTTGGACCCAGAGGGGATTCATGTCTTCCTCGGCGACGGGAAGGGAAGCTGGCGGCCCTTGGCGACAAAAGGTCTACCCCGCTCCGGGTTATACCTGGACGTGGCGCTTGCCGATTTCAACGGTGATGGACGCTTGGATCTCATTGCCGGGAGCTATGATGGCCGGATTCAGGTCTTCTTCGGGGATGGAAAGGGAGACTTCACGGAGGTGCAGGTGGTGGGTCTCCCGGCCAAAGTCGGGCGACCGGAGACCATCGTTGTCGGCGATCGGGACGGCGACGGCCTCCGCGACCTCGGGATCGCCGCCTACCAGGGCGGAGTGCAGGTCTGGCGGACCGCCGGCGCCGTTCGACGTTGA
- a CDS encoding exo-alpha-sialidase, with protein sequence MRHRLLGLACILILIAGSGFTFQRPRPEDSSIQARDPVMAADPNGPLYLAWVETREKSQVLMFTRSTDEGKTWEPDRRLDLGVPEGAQASGPQLAADGKGHLLLVWRNRVKGELKAVLVVTSPDFGKSWSEPKPLNTGDGYQPQLRLDDKGQAVVVWYEHERGLSVRQIKGTRVLVVTSPDFGKSWSAPVALDDGSGMATMPQLATAGPGRLVVAWQEVKERRTPLFVATTADGGKNWQTTKLDRPGIVAGAPTLAADQKGHIMISWAETVELPDIFTVVSSDFGKSWSKEIRPRTTTPGETPAINPQLALSSTGKAALVWEDQRAGASDIYLTVSSDFGKSWSKEIRLDTGEPGGTPSRSPHLVLDPTGRIAAVWEEKAGGASRLQASVSPDFAKSWQPQPIPEPAAVSATRPHLLLAKGRTFLVTEISQPGKQRIVATLLAP encoded by the coding sequence ATGAGACACCGTCTGCTCGGATTGGCTTGCATCCTGATCCTCATCGCCGGATCCGGCTTCACGTTTCAGCGCCCCCGCCCGGAGGACTCTTCGATCCAGGCGAGGGATCCGGTCATGGCAGCCGATCCAAACGGCCCCCTCTACCTCGCCTGGGTAGAGACGAGAGAAAAGAGCCAAGTCCTTATGTTCACCCGCTCGACCGACGAAGGGAAGACCTGGGAGCCGGATCGCCGGCTCGATCTGGGGGTCCCGGAAGGGGCCCAGGCGTCAGGTCCACAGCTTGCCGCCGACGGCAAAGGGCATCTTTTGCTCGTGTGGCGGAACCGGGTGAAGGGGGAACTGAAGGCCGTCCTCGTCGTCACCTCACCAGACTTCGGGAAGAGCTGGTCGGAACCGAAGCCGCTCAACACGGGTGACGGGTACCAGCCCCAACTCCGCCTCGACGACAAGGGACAGGCTGTCGTCGTCTGGTACGAGCACGAGCGCGGGCTCTCAGTCCGGCAGATTAAAGGGACCCGCGTCCTCGTCGTCACCTCACCAGACTTCGGGAAGAGCTGGTCCGCCCCGGTTGCGCTGGACGACGGCTCAGGAATGGCCACCATGCCTCAGCTCGCTACCGCCGGTCCCGGCCGGCTCGTCGTCGCCTGGCAGGAGGTCAAGGAGAGGCGGACTCCCCTCTTCGTCGCAACGACCGCCGACGGCGGAAAGAACTGGCAGACCACAAAGCTCGACCGACCCGGAATAGTCGCCGGAGCCCCGACGCTGGCCGCCGACCAGAAGGGCCACATTATGATCAGTTGGGCGGAGACCGTCGAACTCCCAGACATTTTCACCGTTGTCTCGTCCGATTTCGGGAAGAGCTGGTCGAAGGAGATTCGACCACGAACGACAACGCCGGGCGAGACACCGGCTATAAATCCCCAACTGGCCCTCTCATCGACGGGAAAGGCGGCGCTGGTCTGGGAGGACCAGCGGGCCGGGGCTTCAGACATCTACCTCACCGTGTCGTCCGATTTCGGGAAGAGCTGGTCGAAGGAGATTCGACTCGACACCGGAGAGCCGGGCGGCACCCCATCCAGGTCCCCCCATCTGGTCCTCGACCCCACCGGCCGGATCGCCGCCGTCTGGGAAGAAAAGGCGGGTGGAGCGTCCCGACTCCAGGCATCTGTCTCCCCTGATTTCGCAAAGAGCTGGCAGCCCCAGCCCATTCCGGAACCGGCAGCCGTCTCTGCCACACGGCCTCACCTCCTGCTCGCTAAAGGCCGGACCTTCCTCGTTACCGAGATCAGCCAACCGGGAAAGCAGAGGATCGTGGCGACCCTTCTTGCTCCCTAG
- a CDS encoding tetratricopeptide repeat protein: MKDRVAGKKTKRVERVEASHYPFGWLLPVGIALLAGVVVYSNTFSVPFVFDDFDTIVADPRIRVIQNMRDLPKIAFHFTSIGAFLSRSVLFASFAVNHALGGVDPTGYHIVNLLLHLVVVLCTFLLARQLLEALTPGDQMVGLVATTAALTQAIHPIFTEAVVFISGRSSVLCAAFYLGSVLAFGEGERVASQRRKWGWYLLSAISGILAFGSKQEAATLPVMLLLYSLVFQHREEGIRGWARRNWPLLVGVGLAAAIFLFYSWGMVVEPHPDGTLSRPRLHHGQQLPRLQYFLTQLQVIPFYYLRLFLFPVGLNIDPDIPPAPGWLDVQTVLGALILIGLTVAGVLTLRKAPMLAFAIGWFLIAPIPSSSIVPLLDVAAEHRVYLAGVGFALFVGWLSGWLAEKYGKVQVGVIVGIVAMAWGLGTIQRNTVWQDERALWLDAATKSPQKSRPHLNLAIAYLNHDQTALAIEEARRGVELQPDYAAFRVLGSAYLDAGRIEEAVSTLEKALELNPDGLQARLSLARAYARQGRYDLALARYQELLQRAPTNAKLHVESGAVFLRAGRKQEAIALYRKALELNPRWAEPFLTLAALLEADGRVPEAIGILEDYLRLNPTAPEGEQVRQALAKLPDRKS, encoded by the coding sequence ATGAAAGATCGGGTGGCCGGAAAGAAGACAAAGAGGGTAGAAAGGGTAGAGGCGAGTCACTATCCGTTCGGATGGCTCCTCCCCGTCGGGATCGCCCTCCTGGCTGGGGTCGTGGTCTATTCAAACACCTTCTCCGTCCCCTTCGTCTTTGACGATTTCGATACCATTGTCGCCGACCCGCGTATCCGCGTGATCCAGAACATGCGCGACCTGCCGAAAATTGCCTTCCATTTCACAAGCATCGGGGCCTTCCTCAGCCGTTCCGTCCTCTTCGCCAGTTTTGCCGTGAACCACGCTCTCGGCGGTGTAGACCCCACAGGGTATCATATCGTGAATCTTCTCCTCCATCTGGTTGTCGTGCTGTGTACCTTCCTCCTGGCCAGACAACTGCTTGAAGCTCTCACGCCGGGGGATCAAATGGTCGGCCTGGTCGCCACGACGGCGGCCCTCACCCAGGCGATCCATCCGATCTTTACGGAAGCTGTGGTCTTTATTTCCGGTCGCTCATCGGTGCTGTGCGCCGCTTTCTACCTTGGGAGTGTGTTGGCGTTCGGTGAAGGGGAACGTGTCGCCTCCCAACGGCGGAAGTGGGGCTGGTACCTGCTTTCCGCTATTTCCGGTATTCTGGCCTTTGGTTCGAAACAGGAGGCGGCGACCTTGCCGGTGATGCTGCTCCTGTACTCGCTGGTTTTTCAGCACCGGGAAGAGGGGATCAGGGGGTGGGCCCGGAGGAACTGGCCCCTTCTCGTCGGGGTGGGCCTCGCGGCTGCGATCTTTCTCTTCTACTCCTGGGGAATGGTTGTCGAACCCCACCCGGATGGCACATTGTCGCGGCCAAGACTCCACCATGGTCAGCAACTCCCACGGCTTCAGTACTTCCTGACCCAGCTTCAGGTGATCCCTTTTTATTACCTTCGCCTGTTCCTCTTTCCCGTTGGCCTCAACATCGATCCCGATATCCCGCCGGCCCCAGGTTGGTTGGACGTGCAGACAGTGCTCGGCGCCCTCATCCTGATTGGGCTTACCGTTGCCGGCGTCCTCACTCTTCGAAAAGCCCCGATGCTCGCCTTCGCCATCGGCTGGTTCCTGATCGCTCCCATACCGTCCTCGAGTATCGTGCCGCTCCTTGATGTGGCGGCCGAGCATCGGGTCTATCTCGCAGGCGTCGGCTTCGCCCTCTTTGTCGGCTGGTTGAGTGGATGGCTGGCCGAAAAGTATGGAAAGGTCCAGGTCGGTGTCATCGTCGGGATCGTGGCGATGGCCTGGGGGCTGGGGACCATTCAGCGGAACACCGTCTGGCAGGACGAGCGCGCCCTCTGGCTCGACGCGGCGACGAAATCCCCGCAGAAATCGCGGCCCCACCTCAACCTGGCGATCGCGTACCTCAATCATGACCAGACGGCGTTGGCTATCGAGGAGGCCAGACGGGGTGTGGAGCTGCAGCCGGACTACGCTGCTTTCAGAGTCCTCGGGTCGGCATATCTGGACGCAGGACGCATCGAGGAGGCGGTCTCGACCCTGGAGAAAGCCTTGGAACTCAACCCGGATGGGCTCCAGGCCAGGCTCTCCTTGGCAAGGGCCTATGCGAGACAGGGGCGCTACGACCTCGCGCTGGCCAGATATCAGGAACTCCTGCAGCGGGCGCCGACGAACGCAAAGCTTCATGTGGAATCGGGAGCCGTCTTCCTGCGGGCTGGACGTAAGCAGGAGGCGATCGCCCTGTATCGGAAGGCCCTGGAACTTAACCCGCGCTGGGCCGAGCCGTTCTTGACGTTGGCTGCTCTTCTCGAAGCGGATGGCCGCGTTCCAGAGGCGATCGGTATCCTCGAAGACTACCTCCGCTTGAATCCAACGGCCCCCGAGGGCGAGCAGGTTCGCCAGGCCCTTGCCAAGCTCCCCGACCGGAAGTCGTGA